The Morganella morganii sequence AAACCACCGGCAATGCGCTGATTATCTTTCACCAGCACAGCCCCGACCGGGATCTCTCCGGCCAGCGCCGCCTCTTCTGCCAGCGCCAGCGCCTGCCTCATCCAGAATTCATCATTATTATAAGGTGTTGTACTGTCAGTCACGTGGATACCTGCTTATTTAAAATCAGGCACAGTATAGCGTCACTTTTGTCAGGCAGGCAGTTTCTTTACGCCGTAAACAGCGCCAGTTTGGCGGCAAAGCCCATAAAAAACAGTCCGATGGTGCTGTTGCCCACTTTTGCCGCCTGTTTTTTGTGGCGGAAGAACTGTGATAATTTAGTGCCGCTGTAAATTAAAAAGGAGAGATACAAAAAACTGACCGTTTCCAGAATCAGCGCCAGCACGCCATAACTCACCGCCGGATGAGAATAATTAAAATCAATAAACTGGATAAAGAAAGAGACATAAAACAGAATCGCTTTCGGGTTTGTCAGGCTCAGGATCAGGGCTTTATTAAAGGCATTTTCCGCTTTCAGCGGCTTATCCTCATGATGCCCCTTCTTCTGCATAAAAGTGGCATAGAGGATTTTCAGTCCCAGATACAATAAATACGCAGCACCGAGGTAACGCACGGCGGTAAATAATGCCGGAGAGGCTTTAATCACTGAGGCCACGCCCAGAAATGACAACATGATCAGTACCGCATCACCGGTAAATACGCCCAGTGCGGCCTGGTAACCTTTTTTATATCCGAATGTCGCACTGGATTTAAGGACATACAGTGAGTTCGGCCCCGGCACAAGGATAATAAAAATAACGCCGATAATATAAGTACCGATATTCAGTATGCCCAGATTTTCAAACATAACGCCTCCGTGGTGTGTGCAAATTTACTGCTGATTTTTATTATTTTGTGTTCAGATTAATAAATCACAAAATACATGCCACGGATATACCCACTCTGTTATAAGGTTATTTTCCCGTTTTCCTGCGGCATTTTGCGGCCGCGGGGATAAAATATCAGGATAAATACCCATACTGCCGATAATGCTGCGCCTGCCATTGCCAGATTAAACCCGCCCGCAAAGGCTTCATAAACTGTATTCTGCACGGCAACTGTCAGTTCTCCGCTCAGTGCGCCGGTAATAAGCTGCTCTGCAGACGGCAGCTGACGGTGCTGCGCAATACTGACCGCCCGCTGTATCATCAGTGTACCAAGCAGTGCCACCCCCAGCGTCATACCGGTCTGGCGCATCATATTCAGTGTCGCCGATGCCACGCCGGAACGCGCCGGATCAGCGGCATGCATAATCAGCGCCCCGGTGGCGGGAATCGATAATCCCATACCGGTGCCGAGCATAAACAGCATCAGCCCTGTCAGCGGATACGGCGTATACGGCGTCAGTAAAGTCATCAGCCCGCAGGCCGCTGCGGTCAGCAGCAGACCGGTGCCGAGGATCAGCCGGATACTCAGTTTGCGGGCGATCCGCCCGAAAGAGAATGCAAACAGCGCCATGGCGATAAATTCCGGCGACATCCGCCATCCTGCTTCAAGGGCATTCCAGCCCTGCGCTTTCTGTAAAAACAGCGCGATAAAAAACACATTGGTGTAAGCCGCAAAACCAATCACAAACGAGGCCAGATTATAGTGCAGATACTCGCGGCGTCCGAAATCCGCCAGCGGCAGCAGCGGTTTTGCCACCCGGCTTTCGGTGTACAGAAATAATAAAAGAAAAATAATTCCGCCGGTGACAGTTAACAGCGTCAGCGGATGCAGCCAGCCATGAATACCCGCCTCTGTCAGCCCGTATGTCACACAGCCCAGCGCTGCGATACTGAGTAACTGCCCTGCCGGATCAAACGCCGCTTTCTCCGGATCCGCACTTTCACGGATGCCGTACTGCCCGAGCAGAAACGTGATTATACCAACCGGAATATTGATCAGAAAAATGCCTTCCCAGCGGGTGGTATGCACCAGCACGCCGCCGAGGATCGGTCCGGTAATCAGTGACAGCGCACTGACCGATGACCAGATACCAATCACACGGATCCGCTGCTGATTATCCGCAAAAGTATGCGTGATCAGCGACAAGGCTCCGGGGATCAGTAACGCCGCCGCTATCCCCTGTACCACCCGTCCTGATAGCAGCAACGGCAGCGTATCCGCCAGTGCACAAAGCAGTGAGCCAAAGGTAAAAATCAGTACTCCCGCCAGCCACATCTTTTTGCGCCCGTAACGGTCACTCAGCGGACCGGCGGACAGGATAAGGGCGGATAAGCACAATGTATAAGCATCTATCAGCCACTGTAATGACACCATCGGTGCATCCAAATCATGCTGAATGGCCGGCAGTGCCACATTCACGATACTGATATCCAGCGTTGCCATAAAAGTACCCAGGCAAATCGCGGTAGTAACGGCAAAATAACGAAGTCTGTTCATAGTGTTCTCCTTTCACAGAGGCAGAATACACATTGACTGACCGACGGTCAATCAAAATGAGAACGTATTTCATTTGCGCATTTTTTTCGCCTTCATACCCCGGAAATGGCATAATGAGGGTTTTCCGTTATACAAGGCACGTTTATGACTCAGTCAGCAGAACACAAACCCCGTTTTAAACCTGCCGATGTCCGGATCAATGAACTGATGGATGCCGCCGAATCACTGTTTCTCGAAAAGGGATTTGATGCCACTACGGTCAGTGACATTGTGGCGCGGGCCGGTGTCGCCAAGGGAACCTATTACCACTATTTTGCCGCCAAACCGGACATTTACGAGGCATTACGCCACCGTTATATGGACTGGTTTCTGTCACAGACTCAGCAGGCGATGGATGCCTGTGCGGCAGGTGATGCGGATGCCAGACTGGCAGCCTGGTGTGATCGTTCTGTCACGGCCTATACTGAAAAACAGGAACTGCATGATGTCCTGTTCCATCAGGGATTTCACCAGCAGGGCAATGACCATGAAAATGCAGTGCTGAATCAGCTGCTTGCCCTGATTGCGGAAGGTGAGAAGCACAGTCACTGGCGGGTGGCACATCCGGATATCACGGCCATGATTATTTATCACGGTATGCATGCGGCGGTGGATACCCTGCCGCAGTCCGGACACTACACCGCACAGACGCTGGGCGGCGTGCTGTATGAACAGTTTCTGCGCTTTCTGAAGGCCTGATCTGCTCTGATAAAAAAAGCCGGTCGCAGCCGGGCTTTGCACACTCTGTTGTTTATACAGATAAAAATCAGCGTAATGTTTCATCCGCACGCAGAGTTAACACTTCATAGCCGGTCGCGGTCACCAGAATGGTGTGTTCGGACTGCGCGGATAATTTTTTATCCCGCGTCACCACCGTCCAGCCATCTTTTTTGGTTTTGATTTTCGCGCCGCCCTGGTTAATCATCGGTTCGATGGTAAAGGTCATCCCCTCTTTCAGTTCCGTTCCTTTACCGCGCACACCATAGTGCAGCACCTGCGGGGCTTCATGCATCTCACGGCCGATACCGTGACCGCAATACTCGCGCACCACGCTGTAGCCGCGTGATTCCGCGTAATGCTGAATAGCTGAACCGATATCCCCCAGCGTCGCGCCCGGTTTCACCTGCTGAATACCTTCCCACATGGCATCATAGGTGGTTTTCACCAGTTTACGGGCCAGCGGCGATGCTTCCGGCATCACATACAT is a genomic window containing:
- a CDS encoding TetR/AcrR family transcriptional regulator, whose translation is MTQSAEHKPRFKPADVRINELMDAAESLFLEKGFDATTVSDIVARAGVAKGTYYHYFAAKPDIYEALRHRYMDWFLSQTQQAMDACAAGDADARLAAWCDRSVTAYTEKQELHDVLFHQGFHQQGNDHENAVLNQLLALIAEGEKHSHWRVAHPDITAMIIYHGMHAAVDTLPQSGHYTAQTLGGVLYEQFLRFLKA
- a CDS encoding MFS transporter translates to MNRLRYFAVTTAICLGTFMATLDISIVNVALPAIQHDLDAPMVSLQWLIDAYTLCLSALILSAGPLSDRYGRKKMWLAGVLIFTFGSLLCALADTLPLLLSGRVVQGIAAALLIPGALSLITHTFADNQQRIRVIGIWSSVSALSLITGPILGGVLVHTTRWEGIFLINIPVGIITFLLGQYGIRESADPEKAAFDPAGQLLSIAALGCVTYGLTEAGIHGWLHPLTLLTVTGGIIFLLLFLYTESRVAKPLLPLADFGRREYLHYNLASFVIGFAAYTNVFFIALFLQKAQGWNALEAGWRMSPEFIAMALFAFSFGRIARKLSIRLILGTGLLLTAAACGLMTLLTPYTPYPLTGLMLFMLGTGMGLSIPATGALIMHAADPARSGVASATLNMMRQTGMTLGVALLGTLMIQRAVSIAQHRQLPSAEQLITGALSGELTVAVQNTVYEAFAGGFNLAMAGAALSAVWVFILIFYPRGRKMPQENGKITL
- the leuE gene encoding leucine efflux protein LeuE codes for the protein MFENLGILNIGTYIIGVIFIILVPGPNSLYVLKSSATFGYKKGYQAALGVFTGDAVLIMLSFLGVASVIKASPALFTAVRYLGAAYLLYLGLKILYATFMQKKGHHEDKPLKAENAFNKALILSLTNPKAILFYVSFFIQFIDFNYSHPAVSYGVLALILETVSFLYLSFLIYSGTKLSQFFRHKKQAAKVGNSTIGLFFMGFAAKLALFTA
- the map gene encoding type I methionyl aminopeptidase, whose protein sequence is MSSIVIKTPEEIELMRESGRLLASVFAMLDDFIKPGVSTLAINDKVEDYIVNTLQSRPASKGQYGFQYVLNTSLNEVVCHGVPKADELVKDKDIINVDITLEKNGFIADSSKMYVMPEASPLARKLVKTTYDAMWEGIQQVKPGATLGDIGSAIQHYAESRGYSVVREYCGHGIGREMHEAPQVLHYGVRGKGTELKEGMTFTIEPMINQGGAKIKTKKDGWTVVTRDKKLSAQSEHTILVTATGYEVLTLRADETLR